In one window of Caenimonas aquaedulcis DNA:
- the fnr gene encoding fumarate/nitrate reduction transcriptional regulator Fnr, giving the protein MNAATLEAPVTFTRQLPVRDIRVAAPLKTQCSACHLKELCLPCGMTGDDVVRLDGLLFGRRKVKLGQPLYHEGDRFQYIYAVRSGTFKSSLTLQDGRDQVTGFHMAGELMGLDGVAQGHHASGATALEDAEICAIPYEHLNELSAAHSNMHHLVSRLMSREIVREHSLMMLLGSMNAEERLAAFLLNLSQRMKARGYSASEFHLRMSRAEIGSYLGMKLETVSRTFSAFQQRGLLEVDKRHIRILDLAGLSRALDMRIH; this is encoded by the coding sequence ATGAACGCAGCCACTCTCGAAGCCCCCGTCACGTTCACGCGGCAACTGCCGGTGCGCGACATCCGCGTCGCCGCGCCGCTCAAGACGCAATGCTCCGCCTGCCACCTGAAGGAGCTGTGCCTGCCCTGCGGCATGACGGGCGACGACGTGGTGCGCCTGGACGGCCTGCTCTTCGGGCGCCGCAAGGTGAAGCTGGGCCAGCCGCTCTACCATGAGGGCGACCGCTTCCAGTACATCTACGCCGTGCGCAGCGGCACCTTCAAGTCCAGCCTCACGCTGCAGGACGGGCGCGACCAGGTCACCGGCTTCCACATGGCCGGCGAGCTGATGGGGCTCGACGGCGTCGCGCAGGGACACCATGCGAGCGGCGCGACGGCCCTCGAGGACGCGGAGATCTGCGCCATCCCCTACGAGCACCTGAACGAGCTGTCGGCAGCCCACAGCAACATGCACCACCTGGTGAGCCGCCTCATGAGCCGCGAGATCGTGCGCGAGCACAGCCTGATGATGCTGCTCGGGAGCATGAACGCGGAGGAGCGCCTCGCGGCCTTCCTGCTGAACCTGTCGCAGCGCATGAAGGCCCGCGGCTACTCGGCCAGCGAGTTCCACCTGCGCATGTCCCGCGCCGAGATCGGCAGCTACCTCGGCATGAAGCTCGAGACGGTGAGCCGCACCTTCTCCGCGTTCCAGCAGCGCGGCCTGCTGGAAGTGGACAAGCGCCACATCCGCATCCTCGACCTCGCGGGCCTGTCGCGGGCCCTCGACATGCGCATCCACTGA
- a CDS encoding universal stress protein: protein MYQRILVPIDGSSTANRALTAAIELAQQSGARLRVVYVLEASFYLGGYDMYGSYTDELIKAMRTLGDSVVADGLAIAKAAGVQADCMVFDKFGERLGDAVANAARLWNADLVVVGTHGRRGIGRVMLGSGAEQIIRMSPVPVLVIRSGGDESQDNHHNPKEPS, encoded by the coding sequence ATGTACCAACGCATCCTCGTGCCCATCGACGGCAGCTCCACCGCCAATCGCGCGCTGACCGCGGCCATCGAGCTCGCACAGCAATCCGGCGCGCGCCTGCGCGTCGTGTACGTGCTCGAAGCGTCGTTCTACCTGGGCGGCTACGACATGTACGGCAGCTACACCGACGAATTGATCAAGGCGATGCGAACGCTGGGCGACAGCGTCGTCGCCGACGGCCTGGCGATCGCGAAGGCGGCCGGCGTGCAGGCGGACTGCATGGTGTTCGACAAGTTCGGCGAGCGGCTCGGCGACGCGGTCGCGAACGCGGCCAGGCTGTGGAACGCCGACCTCGTCGTCGTCGGCACGCACGGGCGCCGCGGCATCGGCCGCGTGATGCTGGGCAGCGGCGCCGAACAGATCATCCGGATGTCCCCCGTTCCCGTGCTGGTGATCCGCTCGGGCGGGGACGAATCGCAGGACAACCATCACAACCCCAAGGAGCCATCATGA
- a CDS encoding hemerythrin domain-containing protein — protein sequence MPHSCTQIIREEHSAVAAMLRSLKMMIANGPGDQPERFFDVLRAMLFYIDEFPEKRHHPKESDLLFPRIARAVPALMPVIRKLEADHMRGEGKVRELQHLLLAWELVGDSRRPIFEDAAEKYAAFYLEHMRVEETQLLPGAEEALTSKEWKELDLAFEQDRDPLAGGVRDPVYDRLFTRIVMAAPAPIGVGPELHA from the coding sequence ATGCCCCATAGCTGCACACAGATCATCCGGGAGGAGCATTCGGCCGTGGCCGCCATGCTGCGTTCGCTGAAGATGATGATCGCCAACGGCCCCGGCGACCAGCCCGAGCGTTTCTTCGACGTGCTGCGCGCCATGCTGTTCTACATCGACGAATTTCCGGAGAAGCGGCACCACCCCAAGGAGTCGGACCTGCTCTTTCCCCGCATCGCCCGCGCGGTGCCGGCGCTCATGCCCGTGATCCGCAAGCTCGAGGCGGACCACATGCGCGGCGAGGGCAAGGTGCGGGAACTGCAGCACCTGCTGCTCGCCTGGGAGCTGGTCGGCGATTCGCGCCGCCCGATCTTCGAGGACGCCGCGGAAAAGTACGCCGCCTTCTACCTCGAGCACATGCGCGTGGAGGAGACGCAGCTGCTGCCCGGCGCCGAAGAGGCGCTCACGAGCAAGGAGTGGAAGGAGCTCGACCTGGCCTTCGAGCAGGACCGGGACCCGCTCGCCGGCGGCGTGCGCGACCCGGTCTACGACCGCCTCTTCACGCGCATCGTCATGGCGGCGCCCGCGCCGATCGGCGTCGGGCCCGAGCTGCATGCCTGA
- a CDS encoding response regulator yields the protein MPDSQLPIRVFLADDSALIRSRVGNLLESKGALIVGEGETPRGCIASILALRPDVVVLDVQLEGGTGLEVLQAVRPAAPGVAFVVFTNNSAQAYRTRYLKAGAARFLDKGSDSGQLAQAVAVAARQPDSTNANP from the coding sequence ATGCCCGACAGCCAGCTTCCCATCCGCGTATTCCTCGCCGACGACTCCGCACTGATCCGCTCGCGCGTCGGCAACCTCCTCGAATCGAAAGGCGCGCTGATCGTGGGGGAGGGCGAGACGCCCCGCGGCTGCATCGCCTCGATCCTGGCGCTCCGGCCCGACGTCGTCGTGCTGGACGTGCAGCTCGAGGGCGGCACGGGCCTGGAGGTCTTGCAGGCGGTACGGCCCGCCGCGCCGGGTGTCGCTTTCGTCGTCTTCACCAACAACTCCGCGCAGGCCTATCGCACGCGCTACCTGAAAGCAGGCGCGGCGCGCTTCCTGGACAAGGGCAGCGACTCGGGCCAACTCGCCCAGGCCGTCGCCGTCGCCGCCCGCCAACCCGATTCAACGAACGCCAATCCGTAG
- a CDS encoding ribose-phosphate diphosphokinase, producing the protein MLVIALPGAARIAAGIAQCLGADWSELAVHRFPDGESLVRIDVPVKGRCVVFAGSLNDPDARTLPLLFAADCARELGASQVGLAAPYLAYLRQDRRFNPGEAVSSRSYARLLSSSLDFLATVDPHLHRWRSLGEIYPIRAQAVSAAPAIAPWIADHVADPLLIGPDAESAPWVEQAALLCGAPWAVMEKVRHGDRQVSVRAPAGVDWKSRTPVLLDDIVSSGATLLAAVEALARAGARPPVCVAVHALPEGDAVWKLMAAGVTRFASCDSIAHASNAIGLAPLLAQAVRRLASVPVSSTHPERHPHESQ; encoded by the coding sequence ATGCTCGTGATCGCCCTTCCCGGCGCCGCGCGCATCGCGGCCGGCATCGCGCAGTGCCTCGGGGCCGACTGGAGCGAGCTGGCCGTGCACCGCTTCCCCGACGGGGAATCGCTGGTGCGCATCGACGTGCCCGTGAAGGGGCGCTGCGTGGTGTTCGCGGGCAGCCTGAACGACCCCGATGCCCGCACGCTGCCGCTGCTCTTCGCGGCCGATTGCGCGCGCGAGCTGGGCGCGTCGCAGGTCGGCCTGGCCGCGCCCTACCTGGCCTACCTGCGGCAGGATCGCCGCTTCAATCCCGGCGAAGCGGTGAGCTCGCGCAGCTATGCGAGGCTGCTGTCGTCGTCGCTCGATTTCCTCGCGACGGTCGATCCGCACCTGCACCGCTGGCGCAGCCTGGGCGAGATCTACCCGATCCGCGCGCAGGCCGTGAGCGCCGCGCCCGCCATCGCGCCCTGGATCGCCGACCACGTCGCGGACCCGCTGCTCATCGGGCCGGACGCCGAGAGCGCGCCCTGGGTCGAACAGGCCGCGCTGCTGTGCGGCGCGCCGTGGGCCGTGATGGAGAAGGTGCGGCACGGCGACCGGCAGGTCAGCGTGCGCGCGCCCGCGGGCGTGGACTGGAAGTCCCGCACGCCGGTGCTGCTCGACGACATCGTCTCCTCCGGCGCCACCCTGCTCGCCGCGGTGGAGGCGCTCGCGCGCGCCGGCGCGCGGCCGCCCGTGTGCGTCGCCGTTCACGCGCTGCCGGAAGGCGACGCGGTGTGGAAGCTCATGGCCGCGGGCGTCACCCGCTTCGCCAGCTGCGATTCGATTGCCCACGCGTCCAACGCGATCGGCCTGGCCCCCCTGCTCGCGCAGGCGGTCAGGCGGCTCGCGTCCGTCCCCGTTTCCTCAACCCACCCTGAAAGGCATCCCCATGAAAGTCAATGA
- a CDS encoding universal stress protein translates to MQQTYAQLLVHLDATPHAARRLSVARAIAQKQGAAVTGLYAVTPSLLAIPFASEGGANAAAVLAEVDADRCKAARAMFDRGNATDAVQAAWAQTDEFPIASSFALQALHADLLVFGQFDGTDPSFSGVPADFIESVLAQSGKPALVLPHEGHGTVAGNHVVIAWKPTREAARAVAAAVPLLQRASRVHVLSWGGEEERVAGASLGLDGYLKLRGIEATWHREGGAEPAEVGDLLLSRAFDLDADLLVMGCYGHSRAREWVLGGASRTVLRSMTLPVLMAH, encoded by the coding sequence ATGCAACAGACCTATGCCCAACTGCTCGTCCACCTGGACGCCACGCCGCATGCCGCGCGCCGCCTGTCGGTGGCCCGCGCCATCGCGCAGAAACAAGGCGCCGCCGTCACCGGGCTCTACGCGGTGACGCCGTCGCTCCTCGCGATCCCGTTCGCGTCGGAAGGCGGCGCGAACGCGGCGGCCGTCCTGGCCGAGGTGGACGCCGACCGCTGCAAGGCGGCCCGGGCCATGTTCGATCGCGGCAACGCGACCGACGCCGTGCAGGCGGCGTGGGCGCAGACGGACGAATTCCCGATCGCGTCCAGCTTCGCGCTGCAGGCGCTGCATGCCGACCTGCTGGTGTTCGGGCAGTTCGACGGGACCGACCCTTCGTTCTCGGGCGTGCCGGCCGACTTCATCGAAAGCGTGCTCGCGCAAAGCGGCAAGCCCGCGCTGGTCCTGCCCCACGAGGGCCACGGCACGGTGGCCGGGAACCATGTGGTGATCGCGTGGAAACCCACGCGCGAGGCGGCCCGCGCGGTCGCCGCGGCCGTGCCCCTGCTGCAGCGCGCATCGCGCGTCCACGTGCTTTCCTGGGGCGGCGAGGAGGAGCGCGTCGCAGGCGCGAGCCTCGGCCTCGACGGCTACCTCAAGCTGCGCGGCATCGAGGCGACCTGGCATCGCGAAGGCGGCGCGGAGCCCGCGGAAGTCGGCGACCTGCTGCTGTCGCGGGCTTTCGACCTGGACGCGGACCTGCTCGTCATGGGATGCTACGGCCACAGCCGCGCGCGCGAGTGGGTGCTGGGCGGGGCCTCGCGCACCGTCCTGCGCTCCATGACGCTGCCCGTGCTCATGGCCCACTGA
- a CDS encoding trypsin-like peptidase domain-containing protein, whose translation MAAALFAAPASASDDPCAVPRPPGATRSFSAAAARTAPAVVSVLVIRPRRVDSVFGGPDRTPPFPDAPLERSFASGFILSPDGFVATSAHVVFDARETWIAMADGRRLQARVAGFDRDADVALLKVEASGLPAAPLEPQRRVCPGEWVAAMGAPFGFEHTVTAGVVSAYPRFLPGGSVLPLIQTDVAINPGSSGGPLFTSDGAVVGMNSLIYSDNGIFAGVSFALPADQVLRIVSRIRAGRSRRAELGVVTQPVTADLARAFGLGETGGALVVKVAPGSAAEAAGLRSGDVLVATGSRRTASHAQIEEEFSALKPGESLALRLWRGEAMSTVRVHAQAARTQADASPTARTAPEIRLGLGLAPAGATAGLPAGVYVDDVVGSSLLAGIEPGDRITAVNGIPVATASEFDAALRAAADKPTVALLVERGGVASYVPVDRLGR comes from the coding sequence ATGGCAGCAGCGCTCTTCGCGGCGCCGGCATCCGCCTCCGACGACCCGTGCGCCGTGCCCCGGCCCCCGGGCGCGACGCGCAGTTTCTCCGCGGCGGCCGCGCGCACCGCGCCGGCGGTGGTGAGCGTGCTCGTCATCCGGCCCCGGCGCGTCGATTCCGTCTTCGGCGGGCCCGACCGCACGCCGCCGTTTCCCGACGCGCCGCTCGAGCGGTCCTTCGCCTCGGGCTTCATCCTGTCGCCCGATGGGTTCGTCGCCACCAGCGCGCATGTGGTGTTCGATGCGCGGGAGACCTGGATCGCGATGGCCGACGGGCGCAGGCTGCAGGCGCGCGTCGCCGGCTTCGACCGCGATGCCGACGTCGCCCTGCTGAAGGTCGAGGCGTCGGGCCTGCCGGCCGCGCCGCTCGAGCCGCAGCGCCGCGTGTGCCCCGGCGAATGGGTCGCCGCGATGGGCGCGCCCTTCGGCTTCGAGCACACGGTGACCGCGGGTGTGGTGAGCGCCTACCCGCGCTTCCTGCCCGGCGGCAGCGTGCTGCCGCTCATCCAGACGGACGTGGCGATCAACCCCGGCAGCTCCGGCGGCCCGCTGTTCACGTCAGACGGCGCCGTCGTCGGGATGAACTCGCTGATCTATTCGGACAACGGCATCTTCGCCGGCGTGTCGTTCGCGTTGCCGGCCGACCAGGTCCTGCGCATCGTGTCGCGCATCCGCGCGGGCCGCTCGCGCCGCGCCGAGCTCGGCGTGGTGACGCAGCCCGTCACCGCGGACCTCGCGCGCGCGTTCGGGCTGGGCGAGACGGGCGGCGCGCTCGTCGTGAAAGTCGCGCCGGGCAGCGCCGCGGAAGCCGCCGGCCTTCGCAGCGGCGACGTGCTGGTCGCCACAGGCTCGCGGCGCACGGCCTCGCACGCGCAGATCGAGGAAGAATTCTCCGCGTTGAAGCCCGGCGAATCGCTGGCGCTGCGGCTGTGGCGTGGCGAGGCGATGTCCACCGTGCGCGTGCATGCGCAGGCTGCGCGCACGCAGGCCGATGCGTCGCCCACCGCGCGGACGGCCCCGGAGATCCGGCTCGGCCTGGGGCTTGCGCCGGCCGGCGCGACCGCGGGCCTGCCGGCGGGCGTCTACGTCGACGACGTCGTCGGCTCCAGCCTGCTCGCCGGCATCGAGCCCGGCGACCGCATCACGGCGGTCAACGGCATCCCGGTCGCCACCGCGTCGGAGTTCGACGCGGCGCTGCGCGCCGCCGCGGACAAGCCCACGGTGGCCCTGCTGGTCGAGCGCGGCGGCGTGGCCTCGTACGTCCCGGTCGACCGACTGGGGCGGTGA
- a CDS encoding YgaP family membrane protein: protein MKVNEGTLDRSLRVIAGLALIALAYFGTIGAWGYIGVVPLVTGAAGMCPLYSLLGISTCPASTR, encoded by the coding sequence ATGAAAGTCAATGAAGGTACCCTGGACCGCAGCCTGCGCGTCATCGCCGGCCTCGCGCTGATCGCCCTCGCCTACTTCGGCACCATCGGCGCGTGGGGCTATATCGGCGTCGTGCCGCTCGTCACGGGCGCGGCCGGCATGTGCCCACTGTACAGCCTGCTCGGCATCTCGACCTGCCCGGCGTCCACCAGGTAG
- a CDS encoding thymidine phosphorylase family protein, giving the protein MAMNDATPPAPPGTLRLRRMGIDTYQEPVLYMHSGCHVCHSEGFEAQSRVEVGLGGRTIVATLNVVSGDFLSPDEAGLSEAAWRLLGASGGDVASLRHPPPLESLGHVRAKVYGRRLTQAAADAVITDIAAGRYSDLQLACFVTACAGDLLDLEETVAITRAMVRAGERMHWSEGPVMDKHCVGGIPGNRTTMLVVPIATACGLRMPKTSSRAITSPAGTADTMETLAPVDLDVPHIQRVVERTGGCIVWGGAVRLSPADDVLIRVERPLDLDSQGQLVASILSKKAAAGATHVLIDMPVGPTAKVRGVHAASVLARALRDVGQAMGLHVRVAQTDGLAPVGRGIGPALEARDVLAVLRGDPGGPADLAQRAAMLAGELLEMGNAAAAGTGASVAEAVLKDGRAWRKFQEICEAQGGMREPPVAPCRQEIVAPRSGTVIGMDNRRLARVAKLAGAPKTPCAGIDLHVRTGEFVERGQPLYTLHAGSPGALAYAADYAHAQHDAVHVIEDD; this is encoded by the coding sequence ATGGCCATGAACGACGCGACCCCGCCCGCTCCCCCGGGCACGCTGCGGCTGCGCCGCATGGGCATCGACACCTACCAGGAGCCGGTCCTGTACATGCACAGCGGCTGCCACGTGTGCCACTCCGAGGGCTTCGAGGCGCAGTCCCGCGTCGAGGTCGGCCTGGGCGGCCGCACCATCGTCGCGACGCTCAACGTCGTGAGCGGCGACTTCCTGTCGCCCGACGAGGCCGGCCTGTCGGAGGCGGCGTGGCGCCTGCTCGGCGCCTCGGGGGGCGACGTGGCGTCGCTGCGCCATCCGCCGCCGCTGGAGTCGCTCGGGCACGTTCGCGCCAAGGTGTACGGCCGGCGGCTGACGCAGGCCGCGGCCGACGCCGTCATCACCGACATCGCGGCGGGCCGCTATTCGGACCTGCAGCTCGCCTGCTTCGTCACCGCGTGCGCGGGCGACCTGCTGGACCTGGAAGAAACCGTCGCGATCACCCGCGCGATGGTGCGCGCGGGCGAGCGCATGCACTGGAGCGAAGGCCCGGTGATGGACAAGCACTGCGTGGGCGGCATCCCCGGCAATCGCACCACGATGCTCGTCGTTCCCATCGCCACGGCCTGCGGACTGCGCATGCCCAAGACGTCCTCGCGGGCGATCACCTCGCCGGCCGGCACCGCGGACACGATGGAAACGCTCGCGCCCGTAGACCTGGACGTGCCCCACATCCAGCGCGTGGTCGAGCGCACCGGCGGCTGCATCGTTTGGGGCGGGGCGGTGCGCCTGAGCCCGGCCGACGACGTCCTGATCCGCGTCGAGCGGCCGCTGGACCTCGACAGCCAGGGCCAGCTCGTGGCGTCCATCCTCTCCAAGAAGGCGGCCGCGGGCGCGACGCACGTGCTCATCGACATGCCCGTCGGCCCCACGGCCAAGGTGCGCGGCGTGCATGCCGCCAGCGTCCTCGCGCGCGCGCTGCGAGACGTGGGCCAGGCGATGGGCCTGCACGTGCGCGTCGCGCAGACGGACGGCCTCGCGCCCGTCGGGCGCGGCATCGGGCCCGCGCTGGAAGCGCGCGACGTGCTCGCCGTGTTGCGCGGCGACCCGGGCGGCCCGGCCGACCTCGCGCAGCGCGCGGCGATGCTGGCCGGAGAACTGCTGGAGATGGGGAACGCGGCGGCGGCGGGTACGGGCGCGAGCGTTGCCGAGGCCGTGCTGAAGGACGGCCGCGCATGGCGCAAGTTCCAGGAGATCTGCGAGGCGCAGGGCGGCATGCGCGAGCCGCCGGTGGCGCCGTGCCGCCAGGAGATCGTCGCGCCGCGCAGCGGCACGGTGATCGGCATGGACAACCGCCGCCTCGCGCGCGTCGCCAAGCTCGCCGGCGCGCCCAAGACACCGTGCGCGGGCATCGACCTGCACGTGCGCACGGGCGAGTTCGTCGAGCGCGGCCAGCCGCTGTACACGCTGCATGCCGGCTCGCCGGGCGCGCTGGCCTACGCCGCCGACTATGCGCACGCGCAGCACGACGCGGTCCACGTGATCGAGGACGACTGA
- a CDS encoding DUF883 family protein: MNDTTHTPSLRADQERLAQDLRAVVRDAEELLRHAVGEAGQGYSQARERLERSLGTAKSEMAAIEAALLAGARDAGRTADQYVSRHPWQSVGIGAGIGLLVGMLVARR, encoded by the coding sequence ATGAACGACACCACCCACACCCCGTCCCTGCGCGCCGACCAGGAGCGACTCGCCCAGGACCTGCGCGCCGTCGTGCGCGATGCCGAGGAACTGCTGCGCCACGCCGTCGGCGAGGCGGGCCAGGGCTACAGCCAGGCGCGCGAGCGCCTCGAGCGCAGCCTGGGCACCGCGAAATCCGAGATGGCCGCGATCGAAGCCGCCCTGCTGGCCGGGGCGCGCGACGCCGGCCGCACCGCCGACCAGTACGTGAGCCGCCATCCCTGGCAGTCGGTCGGGATCGGCGCGGGCATCGGCCTGCTGGTCGGCATGCTCGTCGCGCGCCGCTGA
- a CDS encoding phage holin family protein, whose amino-acid sequence MAFGESLSRLGAGAVRIVRQRLELAALDVEEELLRLAAVLVIAIAGVLLAVLAAAALSGALVVLLWGRAPVLALLGVGLAFAAAAAACAWRAVLALRAKPPFLRATLDELARDSAAMEPAP is encoded by the coding sequence ATGGCGTTCGGCGAGTCGCTGTCGCGCCTGGGCGCCGGCGCGGTGCGCATCGTGCGCCAGCGCCTGGAGCTCGCCGCGCTGGATGTCGAAGAGGAGCTGCTGCGGCTCGCCGCCGTGCTGGTGATCGCCATTGCCGGCGTGCTGCTCGCGGTGCTGGCGGCCGCCGCGCTGTCCGGCGCGCTGGTCGTGCTGCTGTGGGGCCGAGCGCCGGTGCTCGCCCTGCTCGGCGTGGGCCTGGCCTTCGCGGCCGCGGCCGCGGCGTGCGCATGGCGCGCCGTCCTCGCGCTGCGCGCGAAACCCCCCTTCCTTCGCGCGACGCTGGACGAGCTTGCGCGGGACAGCGCCGCCATGGAGCCGGCCCCGTGA
- the mgtA gene encoding magnesium-translocating P-type ATPase produces MAPDRFRRRARATGHGGLPAGPGLTAGDGDWWRLGPADALRALGSSPAGLDAADAARRLAREGGNRLAAARRKSLVASLGQRLRNPLVLVLLAAGAVSLASGESASAGIIGAVVLLSVLLDQAQQYRAQAAVGRLALSIALRARVVRGGADIEVDAADLVPGDVVRLTAGSLVSADGLLLQGQDLFVQQSALTGESFPVEKRAVADPSAQDPQQAPAALFMGSSVISGAGTMVVCDTGMRTRMGAISQLVAGERGDQAFEADLNRFGAFILRITIFLVLFVVLVSGMAHRPWLDSFLFAVALAVGLTPELLPMVVTLGLSRGAMRLARQEVIVKHLSAMHNLGAMDVLCTDKTGTLTEARIELARHVDIEGRDSAAVLEGAFLNSFFESGIRTPLEDAVLAHRGVDTAGWRKIDEVPFDFERRRLSVLLERGDDRRLIVKGAPEDVLRHCDRYQQGDAFPAWTPAARRKSAACLHALESSGFRVLGIAWKCVPRTLEDAGLEDENALVFAGFAAFLDPPKADAGAAIADLQARGVGVKVVSGDSDLVTRHVCEALGMRVEGVLLGHEIAAMDDRALAHRAQACNLFCRVDPIQKNRVIRALRARGHVVGYLGDGINDAPALHSADVGISVDSACDSARAAADLVLLRHDLGVLGAAVGEGRRTIANTRKYILLGTSSNFGNMASMAAAAVFLPFLPMLPVQILLNNLLYDGVSAALPLDRVDAQDVAAPVRWDIARLRRFMLVIGPVSSLFDIGLFVVLLHVLDAAPAQFQSAWFLESLATQVLAVFVIRTRGPAIAGRPHPAVAAAALAVLSFAAVLPFTPLGAWFGLVGLPASFYLAITGMTVSYLLLLELVKRRFYRSRAARKIPRAAGHSGSRIQGHS; encoded by the coding sequence ATGGCGCCTGACCGATTTCGTCGCCGTGCCCGCGCAACCGGGCACGGTGGCCTTCCAGCGGGTCCCGGGCTGACGGCCGGCGACGGCGACTGGTGGCGGCTCGGCCCCGCGGATGCACTGCGCGCCCTGGGAAGCTCACCCGCCGGCCTCGATGCCGCGGACGCCGCGCGCCGGCTCGCGCGCGAAGGCGGCAACCGCCTCGCCGCGGCGCGCCGCAAGTCGCTGGTCGCGAGCCTGGGCCAGCGCCTGCGCAACCCCCTGGTGCTGGTGCTGCTCGCGGCGGGCGCCGTGTCGCTCGCATCCGGGGAGTCGGCGAGCGCCGGGATCATCGGCGCGGTCGTGCTGCTGAGCGTCCTGCTCGACCAGGCGCAGCAGTACCGCGCGCAGGCGGCCGTGGGGCGGCTCGCGCTGAGCATCGCGCTGCGCGCGCGCGTCGTGCGCGGCGGCGCGGACATCGAGGTGGATGCGGCCGACCTCGTGCCGGGCGACGTGGTGCGCCTCACCGCGGGCTCGCTCGTGTCCGCGGACGGCTTGCTGCTGCAGGGGCAGGACCTCTTCGTGCAGCAGTCGGCCCTCACCGGCGAATCGTTTCCGGTGGAGAAGAGGGCGGTGGCCGACCCGTCGGCGCAGGACCCGCAGCAGGCGCCCGCCGCGCTCTTCATGGGCAGCAGCGTCATCTCCGGCGCCGGCACGATGGTGGTGTGCGACACGGGCATGCGCACGCGCATGGGCGCGATCTCGCAGCTCGTGGCGGGCGAACGCGGCGACCAGGCGTTCGAGGCGGACCTCAACCGCTTCGGCGCGTTCATCCTGCGCATCACCATCTTTCTCGTGCTCTTCGTGGTGCTGGTGAGCGGCATGGCGCACCGGCCCTGGCTCGACTCCTTCCTGTTCGCCGTCGCGCTCGCGGTGGGGCTGACGCCGGAGCTGCTGCCGATGGTCGTCACGCTCGGCCTGTCGCGAGGCGCGATGCGGCTCGCGCGTCAGGAGGTGATCGTCAAGCACCTTTCCGCGATGCACAACCTCGGCGCGATGGACGTGCTGTGCACCGACAAGACCGGCACCCTGACGGAGGCGCGCATCGAGCTCGCACGGCACGTGGACATCGAAGGCCGGGACAGCGCCGCAGTGCTGGAGGGCGCCTTCCTCAACAGCTTTTTCGAGTCGGGCATCCGCACGCCGCTGGAGGACGCGGTGCTCGCGCATCGCGGCGTGGACACCGCGGGCTGGCGCAAGATCGACGAGGTGCCCTTCGACTTCGAGCGCCGGCGCCTGTCGGTGCTGCTCGAACGCGGGGACGACCGCCGGCTCATCGTGAAGGGGGCGCCCGAAGACGTGCTGCGTCACTGCGATCGTTACCAGCAGGGCGACGCATTCCCGGCCTGGACGCCGGCGGCGCGCAGGAAGTCGGCGGCCTGCCTGCATGCGCTGGAGTCGTCGGGATTCCGCGTGCTGGGCATCGCGTGGAAATGCGTGCCGCGCACGCTGGAAGACGCGGGGCTGGAGGACGAGAACGCGCTCGTGTTCGCCGGCTTTGCGGCGTTCCTCGACCCGCCCAAGGCCGACGCGGGCGCGGCCATCGCGGACCTGCAGGCGCGCGGCGTGGGCGTGAAGGTGGTGAGCGGCGACAGTGACCTCGTCACGCGACATGTGTGCGAAGCGCTGGGCATGCGCGTCGAGGGCGTGCTGCTGGGACACGAGATCGCCGCGATGGACGACCGCGCGCTCGCGCATCGCGCGCAGGCGTGCAACCTGTTCTGCCGCGTGGACCCGATCCAGAAGAACCGGGTGATCCGGGCGCTGCGCGCGCGCGGCCACGTCGTGGGCTACCTGGGCGACGGCATCAACGACGCGCCCGCGCTCCACAGCGCGGACGTGGGGATCTCGGTGGACTCCGCCTGCGACAGCGCGCGCGCGGCCGCCGATCTCGTGCTGCTGCGCCACGACCTGGGCGTGCTCGGCGCGGCGGTGGGCGAGGGCAGGCGGACCATCGCCAACACGCGCAAGTACATCCTGCTGGGCACCAGTTCCAACTTCGGCAACATGGCCAGCATGGCCGCCGCCGCGGTGTTCCTGCCGTTCCTCCCGATGCTGCCGGTGCAGATCCTGCTGAACAACCTGCTGTACGACGGCGTGTCCGCCGCGCTGCCGCTGGACCGCGTCGATGCGCAGGACGTCGCTGCGCCCGTGCGCTGGGACATCGCCCGCCTGCGGCGCTTCATGCTCGTGATCGGGCCGGTGAGTTCGCTGTTCGACATCGGCCTGTTCGTCGTGCTGCTGCACGTGCTGGATGCCGCCCCCGCGCAGTTCCAGTCGGCGTGGTTCCTCGAATCCCTCGCCACGCAGGTCCTGGCGGTCTTCGTGATCCGCACGCGCGGCCCGGCCATCGCGGGCCGGCCGCATCCCGCCGTGGCGGCCGCCGCCCTCGCCGTGCTCTCGTTCGCGGCGGTGCTGCCCTTCACGCCCCTGGGGGCGTGGTTCGGGCTGGTGGGCCTGCCGGCATCGTTCTACCTCGCCATCACGGGCATGACGGTGAGCTACCTCCTGCTGCTGGAACTCGTCAAGCGCCGCTTCTACCGGTCGCGCGCCGCTAGGAAAATTCCTAGGGCCGCCGGGCATTCGGGAAGCCGCATTCAGGGCCATTCCTAG